A genomic segment from Nocardia cyriacigeorgica GUH-2 encodes:
- a CDS encoding helix-turn-helix domain-containing protein: MAIVVWTGLEVAALRAALRDTQAQFADRIGCSLEAVGKWERRGSGITLGAKYSECMDTTHRRLDDDQRERFEAALEGWRESAPATVPRLAPTMAARSMPRSRLSVAHPAGDVILGKPKHESPEGIIFQIRRMLLGCMPDSPPGDQREAAASVIRAWDLFFSARFHELERELPAALARACSTADSVVGEQRRPISIALAKLLHVSSNLLGYVAHEDLAALALLRAKALAAESGDELSLAAIEGSQAWLLAKSGMYEDAVAHADQAASRIEPRLSAASPRRIAIWGELLCYAAFAASGAGEHREARRYLRLCESAATQLDGNYLDRPEPSNVFGYTSVAGFGVVVEISAGRPTEALKLARVISDGRNGIPPTLRSRWLINVAQARISSRDDAGAVDTIRQAWSLAPEFIGHLPQAHTLTNELINSRRGHKLDGLVDLAGRLGMSAQRVGTRP, encoded by the coding sequence ATGGCGATCGTTGTGTGGACCGGGCTCGAAGTCGCCGCACTGCGTGCAGCGTTGCGGGACACACAGGCTCAGTTCGCCGACCGGATCGGTTGTTCGCTCGAAGCGGTCGGCAAGTGGGAACGGCGGGGTTCCGGCATCACCCTGGGCGCGAAGTACTCCGAGTGCATGGACACCACCCACCGAAGGCTCGACGACGACCAGCGGGAGCGGTTCGAGGCCGCGCTCGAGGGTTGGCGGGAGAGTGCTCCCGCGACAGTGCCGCGGCTTGCCCCGACCATGGCCGCCCGATCGATGCCACGGTCACGTCTATCGGTGGCTCACCCGGCTGGTGACGTCATACTCGGCAAGCCGAAGCACGAGTCCCCCGAAGGCATCATTTTTCAAATCCGGCGAATGCTGTTGGGATGCATGCCCGACTCGCCACCCGGCGACCAGCGGGAAGCGGCCGCCTCGGTAATTCGCGCGTGGGACCTGTTCTTCTCGGCTCGATTCCACGAATTGGAGCGTGAGCTTCCCGCTGCTCTGGCAAGAGCATGCAGCACAGCGGATTCGGTGGTAGGGGAGCAGCGGCGCCCGATAAGTATCGCGTTGGCGAAACTGTTGCACGTCTCGTCGAACCTTCTGGGCTACGTAGCACACGAAGACCTGGCCGCCCTGGCGCTACTGCGGGCAAAGGCGCTTGCGGCGGAGAGCGGAGACGAGCTGTCACTAGCGGCGATCGAGGGCTCGCAGGCATGGCTTCTTGCGAAGAGCGGCATGTATGAAGACGCAGTAGCCCATGCAGACCAGGCAGCATCTCGCATCGAACCCCGCTTATCGGCGGCCAGCCCGCGGCGTATCGCCATCTGGGGAGAACTTCTGTGTTATGCCGCATTCGCGGCGTCGGGAGCCGGAGAACATCGCGAGGCGCGACGGTACCTTCGGCTTTGCGAATCCGCCGCGACACAACTGGACGGCAACTACCTCGATAGGCCTGAACCATCCAATGTTTTCGGGTACACGTCGGTCGCCGGCTTCGGTGTTGTCGTCGAGATCAGTGCCGGCCGCCCGACCGAGGCTCTGAAACTTGCCCGAGTAATCAGCGATGGCCGCAACGGAATTCCGCCTACGCTCCGCAGTCGCTGGCTCATCAACGTCGCACAAGCTCGAATCAGCAGTCGAGACGATGCAGGTGCCGTCGATACCATTCGCCAGGCGTGGTCGTTGGCGCCGGAATTCATCGGGCATCTACCTCAGGCACACACGCTCACCAACGAGCTGATCAATAGCCGGCGTGGGCACAAGCTGGACGGGCTTGTCGACCTTGCCGGGCGCCTGGGTATGTCGGCCCAAAGGGTCGGGACGCGGCCGTGA
- a CDS encoding GDSL-type esterase/lipase family protein: MIVNPAAFTVLCYGDSNTFGQPSDGRGRLPSDLRWTGRLQQRLGAGYAIIEEGLGGRTTDLDDPDRDDRNGRIYFRPCLRSHSPLDLVVIMLGNNDLKTKFNREADAIAAALEGYIDDVERTAWTRTGGVPAILLVSPIHLDAEQPGFAEQSSEYDADSVRKSRELSAVIRRLADRRKASFADAAIVACPGVDGVHLSADSHEALSQLIANEIRSIV; the protein is encoded by the coding sequence GTGATAGTCAACCCCGCGGCATTCACCGTCTTGTGCTACGGCGACTCCAACACCTTCGGTCAACCCTCGGATGGGCGCGGCCGATTGCCGTCCGACCTGCGGTGGACCGGGCGCCTCCAGCAACGTCTGGGTGCCGGATACGCGATTATCGAGGAAGGTCTCGGCGGGCGCACCACCGACCTGGACGACCCTGATCGGGATGACCGCAACGGCCGCATCTACTTTCGGCCATGCTTGCGCAGCCACTCACCGCTGGATCTGGTCGTCATCATGCTCGGCAATAACGATCTCAAGACGAAGTTCAATCGAGAAGCCGACGCGATCGCCGCCGCGCTCGAAGGGTATATCGACGACGTAGAGCGCACCGCCTGGACCCGTACCGGTGGGGTGCCCGCGATATTGCTGGTGAGTCCGATTCACCTCGATGCCGAACAACCCGGATTCGCCGAGCAGAGTTCTGAATACGATGCCGACTCCGTCCGCAAATCGCGCGAACTCAGCGCCGTGATACGCCGCCTCGCAGACAGGCGCAAGGCCTCGTTTGCAGACGCGGCAATTGTCGCCTGTCCGGGAGTTGACGGTGTTCACCTGAGCGCCGATTCGCACGAGGCACTTTCGCAGCTCATCGCGAACGAAATCCGCTCTATCGTATGA
- a CDS encoding flavodoxin family protein produces MDPLVTEGEVSDRFAGLRALFINATLKPSPEVSNTEGLVDRSAGIMRQHGVQVEIIRAIDHDIATGVWPDMTEHGWERDAWPALFEKVMAAHILVLCGPIWLGDNSSVMKRVVERLYACSSLLNDAGQYAYYGRVGGCLITGNEDGVKHCAMNLLYSMQHLGYAIPPQADAGWIGEAGPGPSYLDPGSGGPDNDFTNRNLTFMTYNLMHLAAMLRAAGGFPAEGNRRSEWDAGCRPDFANPEHR; encoded by the coding sequence GTGGATCCGTTGGTGACGGAAGGTGAGGTTTCCGACCGGTTCGCCGGGCTACGAGCGCTGTTCATCAACGCAACACTCAAGCCCTCCCCCGAGGTCAGCAATACCGAGGGACTGGTCGATCGTTCGGCGGGGATCATGCGCCAGCACGGTGTGCAGGTCGAAATCATTCGGGCGATCGACCACGACATCGCGACCGGCGTGTGGCCGGATATGACCGAGCACGGGTGGGAGCGGGATGCCTGGCCCGCGCTGTTCGAGAAAGTGATGGCGGCGCACATTCTGGTGTTGTGCGGGCCGATCTGGCTGGGTGACAACAGTTCGGTGATGAAGCGGGTGGTCGAACGGTTGTATGCCTGTTCGAGCCTGCTCAACGACGCCGGACAGTACGCCTACTACGGGCGCGTCGGCGGCTGCCTGATCACCGGCAACGAGGACGGCGTCAAACACTGCGCGATGAACCTGCTCTACAGCATGCAGCACCTCGGCTACGCCATCCCGCCGCAAGCCGACGCCGGCTGGATCGGTGAAGCCGGCCCCGGCCCCTCCTACCTCGACCCCGGCTCAGGCGGCCCCGACAACGACTTCACCAACCGCAACCTCACCTTCATGACCTACAACCTGATGCACCTGGCCGCCATGCTCCGCGCCGCCGGCGGCTTCCCCGCCGAAGGCAACCGCCGCAGCGAATGGGATGCGGGCTGCCGCCCCGACTTCGCCAACCCGGAGCATAGGTAG
- a CDS encoding Rieske 2Fe-2S domain-containing protein → MRALQSDPEIREIEAESAPARFARGWHCLGLLRDFADGNPHTVEAFGTKLVVFRGESGGKINILDAYCRHMGGDLSEGEIKGDEIACPFHDWRWGGDGRCKQIPYARRVPPLARTRAWTSLEQDGMLFVWHDPEGKPPTAEETIPRIEGAESDEWTDWHWYTTVVDNNCREIIDNVVDMAHFYYVHGSLPSYFKNVFEGHIATQYFKSEAREDFAAPEGQPKLLGSTSVASYYGPAFMIDDLTYHYETGDQRTVLLNCHYPVSSDKFILMYGIIGKKMPGVPDEVAVQAAVALGDYIRLGFEQDVEIWRHKARIDNPLLCEEDGPVYQLRRWYNQFYLDRADVTPEMVDRFEHELDLTRAQAVWRKEVADNMADQAKSTGTAT, encoded by the coding sequence ATGAGAGCTCTGCAATCAGATCCGGAAATCCGGGAAATCGAGGCCGAATCCGCACCGGCCCGATTCGCGCGCGGCTGGCACTGCCTGGGCCTGCTCCGCGATTTCGCCGACGGGAACCCGCATACTGTCGAAGCATTCGGCACCAAGCTCGTCGTCTTCCGCGGCGAGAGCGGCGGAAAGATCAACATTCTCGACGCCTACTGCCGCCATATGGGCGGTGATCTGTCCGAAGGTGAGATCAAGGGGGATGAAATCGCCTGCCCCTTCCACGATTGGCGCTGGGGTGGTGACGGTCGCTGTAAGCAAATTCCCTACGCGCGTCGTGTTCCTCCCCTCGCCAGGACCCGGGCGTGGACCAGCCTGGAGCAGGACGGAATGCTGTTCGTCTGGCACGATCCGGAAGGCAAACCACCCACGGCCGAGGAAACGATTCCTCGTATCGAGGGCGCCGAGAGCGACGAGTGGACCGATTGGCACTGGTACACCACGGTCGTCGACAACAACTGCCGCGAGATCATCGACAACGTCGTCGACATGGCGCACTTCTATTACGTACACGGCTCTTTGCCGTCGTACTTCAAGAACGTTTTCGAGGGTCATATCGCCACCCAGTACTTCAAAAGCGAGGCCCGGGAGGACTTCGCGGCGCCGGAGGGACAGCCGAAGCTGCTCGGTTCCACATCGGTCGCCTCGTATTACGGGCCGGCGTTCATGATCGACGATCTCACCTATCACTACGAGACCGGCGATCAGCGGACGGTGTTGTTGAACTGCCACTACCCGGTCAGCTCCGACAAATTCATACTGATGTACGGCATCATCGGCAAGAAGATGCCCGGTGTTCCCGATGAGGTCGCGGTGCAGGCCGCGGTCGCGCTCGGAGATTACATCCGGCTCGGATTCGAGCAGGATGTCGAGATCTGGCGGCACAAGGCCCGCATCGACAATCCCCTGCTCTGCGAGGAGGACGGGCCGGTCTACCAGCTACGCCGCTGGTACAACCAGTTCTATCTGGACCGCGCCGACGTCACCCCGGAGATGGTGGACCGGTTCGAACACGAACTCGACCTCACCAGGGCTCAGGCGGTGTGGCGTAAGGAGGTCGCCGACAATATGGCTGATCAGGCGAAGTCGACCGGGACGGCGACGTGA
- a CDS encoding LGFP repeat-containing protein produces MARRKITTATALVATGLALTTAFATTAGARPIGPFDVGGAIEVKYDQAGGYNTFGNPITPELDANGGKFQAFERNNSIYWSLGTAAHQIGGAIRDKWGTVGWENSPLGFPITDEAVAKNNGRYNRFNGGDIYWSPATGAHIIWGSIRDTWLAAGAENGRYGYPTSDEYDHQGGKAQDFQGGRITWKP; encoded by the coding sequence TTGGCACGCCGAAAGATCACCACCGCCACCGCACTGGTCGCCACCGGCCTGGCCCTCACCACCGCCTTCGCCACCACCGCCGGCGCCCGCCCCATCGGCCCCTTCGACGTCGGCGGCGCCATCGAAGTCAAATACGACCAAGCCGGCGGCTACAACACCTTCGGCAACCCCATCACCCCCGAACTCGACGCCAACGGCGGCAAATTCCAGGCCTTCGAACGCAACAATTCCATCTACTGGTCCCTCGGCACCGCCGCCCACCAGATCGGCGGCGCCATCCGCGACAAATGGGGCACCGTCGGCTGGGAGAACAGCCCCCTCGGCTTCCCCATCACCGACGAAGCCGTCGCCAAGAACAACGGCCGCTACAACCGCTTCAACGGCGGCGACATCTACTGGTCCCCGGCCACCGGCGCCCACATCATCTGGGGCTCCATCCGCGACACCTGGCTCGCCGCCGGCGCGGAAAACGGGCGCTACGGCTATCCGACCAGCGACGAATACGACCATCAGGGCGGCAAAGCCCAGGACTTCCAGGGTGGACGGATCACCTGGAAGCCGTGA
- a CDS encoding dodecin, with amino-acid sequence MSDHVYRVIEVVGSSPDGVDAAIANAVARAGETVRNLEWFEMVSVRGHIVDGAIAHTQVTVKIGFRIDPPD; translated from the coding sequence ATGAGTGATCACGTCTATCGCGTTATCGAGGTGGTCGGTTCCTCTCCAGACGGCGTCGACGCCGCGATCGCCAATGCGGTCGCCCGGGCCGGCGAGACCGTGCGCAATCTCGAATGGTTCGAGATGGTGAGCGTGCGCGGTCACATCGTCGACGGCGCCATCGCCCACACCCAGGTCACGGTCAAGATCGGGTTCCGGATCGACCCACCGGACTGA
- a CDS encoding Acg family FMN-binding oxidoreductase — MPCSSLDRQTADIALNLAVRAPSIHNKQPWRWRIGRRGIDLFADTSRGLGVTDPHQRALVVSCGVVLHHLRVAFAALGWATSVERGPDPHHPDHLARIAITRRPPSDSDIELAAAILMRQTDRRHYLHRPVPARVIRALTQRAANCGAAVRQVPEPWLPRLARPMRRAAASHAVDRGYQAEIARWSGGERSIDGVPGRNAPPPRPAGEIPVRTFTDATLSDPANQPDAAVWLVVATLRDDRQAQLRAGEATSALLLAATDLGLATSLQTEPLGMSDPRQEIRASLLHDCAYPQAMVRVGWMSHTAAPLTATPRRPVADVLET; from the coding sequence ATGCCCTGCTCGAGCCTCGATCGCCAGACCGCCGATATCGCGCTCAACCTGGCGGTCCGCGCGCCATCGATCCACAACAAGCAGCCGTGGCGGTGGCGGATCGGCCGGCGCGGGATCGACCTGTTCGCCGATACGAGCCGCGGACTCGGCGTCACCGATCCGCATCAGCGCGCGCTGGTCGTCAGCTGTGGCGTGGTGCTCCATCACCTGCGCGTGGCGTTCGCGGCGCTGGGGTGGGCGACCAGCGTCGAGCGCGGACCGGACCCGCACCACCCGGACCATCTCGCCCGCATCGCCATCACCCGCCGGCCGCCGAGCGACTCCGATATCGAACTCGCCGCGGCGATCCTGATGCGGCAGACCGACCGGCGCCATTACCTGCACCGCCCGGTTCCGGCCAGGGTGATCCGCGCGCTCACCCAGCGGGCCGCGAATTGTGGCGCGGCGGTCCGGCAGGTCCCCGAACCGTGGTTGCCACGGCTGGCCCGGCCCATGCGCCGCGCCGCCGCCTCGCATGCCGTCGACCGCGGCTATCAGGCCGAAATCGCTCGGTGGAGCGGTGGGGAGCGCAGCATCGACGGCGTGCCCGGCCGGAATGCGCCGCCGCCCCGCCCCGCCGGTGAGATTCCGGTCCGCACCTTCACCGATGCCACGCTGAGCGACCCGGCGAACCAGCCCGATGCCGCCGTCTGGCTGGTCGTGGCCACCTTGCGCGATGATCGGCAGGCGCAGCTGCGCGCCGGTGAGGCCACCAGCGCCTTGCTGCTCGCCGCGACCGACCTCGGCCTGGCCACCAGCCTGCAAACCGAACCGCTCGGCATGAGCGACCCGCGCCAGGAGATCCGGGCGAGCCTGCTGCACGACTGTGCCTATCCGCAGGCCATGGTCCGGGTCGGCTGGATGTCGCACACCGCCGCGCCGCTCACCGCGACGCCGCGGCGGCCCGTCGCCGACGTCCTGGAGACCTGA
- a CDS encoding hydroxysqualene dehydroxylase, protein MSESQSNTAAAWTRRDVLRGAVVAGAGAALSLGAGSAGAAPVRRSPGARGSRTVAILGGGVAGLSAAHELIERGYTVTVYEPAYLGGKARSLGVPGTATGGRLDLPGEHGFRFFPGCYQNLPDTMRRIPFPGNPDGVAGNLVRVEGTVAGFRGRPPVFLPVEPAAIGQLTPELLQNTLITAFGFIPELPPAELAFFAKQMTMWFTSCTERRFGQWEYLTWEQILRADGKSQAYRDYLVSALTRITVAAKPHMSSARTIGTIGEALVLAGTGLIPQYAAGIDRILNRPTNEAWIDPWVAYLRGRGVRFVMGQRATALDLQGGRITGATVVDSGGAASRVEADWFVCAMPVERTVPLLNPAILAADPRLAGMAELVTDWMVGIQYYLTRPTEIPEGHIAALGSPWAITALRQAPMWVGDFAQRYGDGRTVECLSVDVSDWDTPGILYGKTAKQCTKDEIAAEVWAQLEQWLNTGTGWLHADAIHSWHLDPGISWSGGTTHNETPLLVNTVGSYQHRPDAHCAIPNLFFGGDHVRTNIDLATMEGANEAGRAAANAILDAAGDSAPRAVIHPLVSLPVFEAAKQLDADRFRAGLPHVLDV, encoded by the coding sequence ATGTCTGAATCGCAATCGAATACGGCCGCAGCCTGGACCCGCCGCGATGTGTTGCGCGGCGCCGTCGTCGCGGGAGCGGGGGCTGCTCTATCGCTCGGTGCCGGTAGCGCCGGCGCGGCCCCCGTGCGCCGCTCCCCCGGTGCGCGCGGCAGTCGCACGGTCGCGATTCTCGGCGGCGGGGTCGCCGGGTTGTCGGCTGCGCACGAGTTGATCGAGCGCGGCTACACGGTGACGGTGTACGAACCGGCCTATCTCGGCGGCAAGGCCCGCAGCCTCGGCGTGCCGGGCACCGCCACCGGCGGACGGCTGGATCTGCCGGGCGAGCACGGCTTCCGATTCTTCCCCGGCTGTTATCAGAACCTGCCGGACACCATGCGCCGCATCCCTTTTCCCGGCAACCCCGACGGCGTGGCGGGCAACCTGGTGCGAGTCGAAGGCACCGTCGCCGGATTCCGGGGCAGGCCACCGGTTTTCCTGCCGGTCGAACCGGCGGCCATCGGGCAGCTCACCCCGGAACTGTTGCAGAACACCCTCATCACCGCGTTCGGCTTCATCCCCGAGCTGCCGCCCGCCGAGCTGGCGTTCTTCGCCAAACAGATGACGATGTGGTTCACCTCCTGCACCGAACGGCGGTTCGGGCAGTGGGAATACCTGACCTGGGAACAGATCCTGCGGGCGGACGGGAAATCGCAGGCCTACCGCGACTACCTGGTCTCGGCGCTGACCCGGATCACCGTGGCCGCCAAACCGCATATGAGTTCGGCGCGCACCATCGGCACGATCGGTGAGGCGCTGGTGCTGGCGGGCACCGGGCTGATTCCGCAGTACGCGGCGGGTATCGACCGCATTCTCAACCGTCCGACCAATGAGGCGTGGATCGATCCGTGGGTCGCGTATCTGCGGGGGCGCGGTGTGCGTTTCGTGATGGGTCAGCGGGCGACCGCACTCGATCTTCAGGGTGGGCGCATCACCGGGGCGACGGTCGTCGATTCCGGGGGCGCCGCGTCACGGGTGGAGGCGGATTGGTTCGTGTGCGCGATGCCGGTGGAGCGTACGGTGCCGCTGCTGAATCCGGCGATCCTGGCCGCCGACCCGCGGCTGGCGGGGATGGCCGAACTGGTGACCGACTGGATGGTCGGGATCCAGTACTACCTGACCCGGCCCACCGAGATCCCGGAGGGCCATATCGCCGCGCTCGGCTCGCCGTGGGCCATCACCGCGCTGCGGCAGGCGCCGATGTGGGTCGGCGATTTCGCCCAGCGCTACGGTGACGGCCGCACGGTCGAATGCCTGTCCGTCGACGTCTCCGACTGGGACACTCCCGGCATCCTCTACGGCAAAACCGCCAAACAGTGCACTAAAGACGAGATCGCGGCCGAGGTGTGGGCGCAGCTCGAGCAGTGGCTCAATACCGGCACCGGTTGGCTGCATGCCGACGCCATCCACTCCTGGCATCTCGATCCGGGCATCAGCTGGTCCGGCGGTACCACCCATAACGAGACGCCGCTGCTGGTCAACACTGTCGGCTCGTACCAGCACCGGCCCGACGCCCACTGCGCTATCCCGAATCTGTTCTTCGGCGGCGACCACGTGCGCACCAATATCGACCTGGCCACCATGGAAGGCGCCAACGAGGCCGGTCGCGCCGCCGCCAACGCCATCCTGGACGCCGCAGGCGACTCCGCGCCGCGGGCGGTCATCCACCCGCTGGTCAGCCTGCCCGTCTTCGAGGCCGCCAAGCAACTGGATGCGGATCGTTTCCGGGCGGGGTTGCCGCATGTGCTCGACGTGTGA
- a CDS encoding NAD(P)/FAD-dependent oxidoreductase: MADSPSTAVEYADVIVVGARCAGSAVAVTMARAGRRVIVLDSAQFPSDTLSTHLLWPGGLAELQALGVLEQVEELGAPRLTSAFAAGAGYRVPSEFAPAGGVDYAMCVRRTGLDAVLVGAARTAGAQVRERCRVVELVWAGDRCAGVRYRDRADVVVELRAPLVVGADGRRSTVARLCGAIEPFLHAPSGRECYYAYWRDGSPSWRHIAAQWRAGRDLGTAFPCDDGLVLSLVQPPVSAESALGPGRAEQRYTEAIARIPGLTERLRECERVGRVRAATGIASYFRRSSGPGWALAGDAGHFKDPVTAQGIRDALRYGRLLAEAAAPLLEHPKALDVALAHWADRRLRECLPIYQWTNRLARAEDMHPLEIELYRTATHDPSLAAAVTGIFSRTTEPGAVFTPRRAVGLAAGALRHAPTAAGAVLADVTRELRDAAADWHEARTALRAHRHPSAFPLPPSPVVHPSRAGDEDV; encoded by the coding sequence ATGGCCGATTCCCCCAGTACGGCGGTCGAATACGCCGACGTCATCGTCGTGGGCGCGCGCTGCGCGGGCTCCGCCGTCGCCGTCACCATGGCCAGGGCCGGGCGGCGGGTGATCGTGCTCGACAGCGCGCAGTTCCCGTCCGACACGCTTTCGACGCATCTGCTGTGGCCGGGCGGTCTGGCCGAACTGCAAGCGCTCGGTGTGCTCGAGCAGGTCGAAGAACTCGGCGCGCCGCGGTTGACCTCGGCCTTCGCGGCCGGTGCCGGGTATCGGGTGCCCTCGGAATTCGCGCCGGCCGGCGGCGTCGACTACGCGATGTGTGTGCGCCGCACCGGGTTGGACGCGGTGCTCGTCGGTGCCGCGCGCACCGCGGGTGCGCAGGTGCGCGAACGGTGTCGCGTGGTGGAGTTGGTGTGGGCAGGCGATCGCTGCGCCGGCGTGCGGTATCGCGATCGCGCGGACGTCGTCGTCGAACTGCGGGCGCCGCTGGTGGTCGGCGCCGACGGCAGGCGTAGCACGGTGGCGCGGCTGTGCGGGGCGATCGAGCCGTTCCTGCACGCGCCGAGTGGGCGCGAATGCTATTACGCGTACTGGCGCGACGGCAGTCCGTCGTGGCGTCACATCGCCGCTCAGTGGCGGGCGGGGCGCGATCTGGGCACCGCTTTTCCCTGCGATGACGGGCTCGTCCTGTCGCTGGTCCAGCCGCCCGTCAGCGCGGAATCCGCCCTCGGCCCGGGTCGCGCCGAACAGCGCTACACCGAGGCGATCGCCCGGATCCCCGGCCTCACCGAGCGCCTGCGCGAGTGCGAGCGGGTCGGCCGGGTTCGTGCCGCGACAGGTATCGCCTCCTACTTCCGCCGCTCGAGCGGACCCGGCTGGGCATTGGCCGGGGACGCGGGCCATTTCAAGGATCCGGTCACCGCGCAGGGCATTCGCGACGCCCTGCGCTACGGCAGGTTGCTCGCCGAGGCCGCGGCCCCGCTGCTCGAACATCCGAAGGCGCTCGACGTGGCGCTGGCGCACTGGGCCGATCGGCGGCTGCGCGAATGCCTGCCGATCTATCAGTGGACCAATCGGCTCGCGCGCGCGGAAGACATGCACCCCTTGGAGATCGAGCTCTATCGCACCGCGACGCACGATCCGTCTCTGGCCGCCGCGGTGACCGGCATCTTCTCCCGCACCACCGAACCCGGCGCGGTCTTCACTCCGCGCCGCGCCGTCGGGCTGGCCGCGGGGGCGCTGCGGCACGCCCCGACCGCCGCCGGCGCGGTCTTGGCCGATGTGACCCGTGAACTGCGGGATGCCGCCGCCGACTGGCACGAGGCTCGTACCGCGCTGCGCGCCCATCGCCACCCTTCCGCGTTCCCCCTGCCACCTTCACCCGTAGTTCACCCTTCCCGCGCTGGAGACGAAGATGTCTGA
- a CDS encoding TetR/AcrR family transcriptional regulator: MPSLTRVPRGARKPTDDRRAEFERRVLAAVEDLLADGTPYTELAVQKIAAASHSARSTFYRYFPDKSRLLIRMADLATTDLFDAAEHWWTADHTDGVDGVVQAIRSMIAGFRKHRYLLLALTEVSSYDRDVGAYWRSRVATFAAMVRARLDTDRAAGKIDQSIDPAATALVLTSMVERSIAVAFSADTCISDDVLADTLGRAIWLVVYGDAPGATP, from the coding sequence ATGCCCTCGCTGACGCGCGTCCCCCGCGGCGCCCGCAAACCGACCGACGACCGTCGCGCCGAATTCGAACGGCGCGTCCTAGCCGCCGTCGAAGACCTGCTCGCCGACGGCACGCCCTACACCGAACTGGCCGTGCAGAAGATCGCCGCCGCCTCGCACTCGGCGAGATCGACCTTCTACCGCTACTTTCCGGACAAGAGCCGGCTGTTGATCCGGATGGCGGACCTGGCCACCACCGACCTGTTCGATGCCGCCGAACACTGGTGGACCGCCGACCACACCGACGGCGTCGACGGTGTGGTGCAAGCGATCCGGAGCATGATCGCCGGTTTCCGCAAGCACCGCTACCTGCTGCTGGCCCTGACCGAGGTCTCTTCCTACGACCGGGATGTGGGCGCGTACTGGCGTTCCCGGGTGGCCACCTTCGCCGCCATGGTCCGCGCGCGCCTCGACACCGACCGCGCCGCCGGAAAGATCGACCAGAGCATCGACCCCGCGGCGACCGCGCTGGTGCTGACCTCCATGGTGGAACGCTCGATCGCGGTCGCGTTCTCCGCCGACACCTGCATCTCCGACGACGTGCTCGCCGACACGCTCGGACGCGCGATCTGGCTCGTCGTCTACGGCGACGCGCCGGGCGCCACGCCGTGA